The following coding sequences lie in one Desulfurispira natronophila genomic window:
- the elbB gene encoding isoprenoid biosynthesis glyoxalase ElbB: protein MSKKVCVVLAGCGVYDGAEIYESVFTLLALEKAGANVTCVAPDVPQMHVINHATGEVIEGEGRNVFLESSRVARGNITPIADVKGGDFDALVLPGGFGVAKNLSTIAVDGAGASVNPDVQRLILEANSAGKVIGAICIAPTVVAKVLGEKKVELTIGNDEGFADLIRSTGAIHCLASVTDIVVDESNRVVSTPAYMLGEKMADVQAGIDKLIAKVLEMA from the coding sequence ATGTCCAAGAAAGTATGCGTTGTTTTGGCTGGTTGTGGTGTTTACGATGGTGCCGAGATATACGAATCCGTATTTACCTTGTTGGCGCTGGAGAAAGCGGGTGCCAACGTGACTTGTGTAGCTCCTGATGTGCCGCAGATGCACGTCATTAACCACGCAACTGGCGAAGTTATTGAGGGAGAAGGACGCAACGTATTTCTTGAGTCGTCACGGGTGGCGCGAGGCAATATAACCCCCATAGCCGACGTCAAGGGCGGAGATTTTGATGCCTTGGTTCTCCCCGGCGGGTTTGGAGTGGCCAAAAACCTTTCTACCATCGCAGTTGACGGTGCAGGGGCATCAGTCAACCCGGATGTCCAGCGACTGATTCTGGAAGCAAATAGCGCCGGCAAAGTTATCGGAGCTATATGTATTGCCCCTACGGTGGTTGCCAAGGTGCTGGGAGAGAAAAAGGTTGAGCTTACTATTGGCAATGATGAAGGGTTTGCTGATCTGATTCGCAGTACTGGTGCCATTCACTGCCTGGCAAGCGTTACCGACATTGTGGTGGATGAAAGCAACAGAGTTGTAAGCACCCCGGCCTACATGCTTGGCGAAAAGATGGCCGATGTGCAGGCAGGTATCGATAAATTGATAGCGAAAGTGCTAGAGATGGCATAG
- a CDS encoding FKBP-type peptidyl-prolyl cis-trans isomerase — MSQVKSGDTVQVHYTGTLEDGTVFDSSYERDPLEFTIGANQIIPGVEEAVVGMAQGEKKTFDVPSDKAYGEHNEEMVYAMDRQQLPQEIEPQVGMTLQASFNNGQVADVLITSVDEETVTLDANHPLAGKTITFEMEIMGIDNSEHE, encoded by the coding sequence ATGTCACAAGTTAAATCAGGCGATACGGTTCAGGTTCACTATACTGGAACGCTGGAGGATGGAACCGTTTTCGATTCCTCCTACGAGCGTGATCCGCTGGAGTTCACCATAGGTGCCAATCAGATTATCCCCGGCGTGGAAGAAGCGGTTGTGGGTATGGCCCAAGGCGAAAAGAAGACTTTTGATGTCCCATCTGACAAGGCATACGGTGAGCATAACGAAGAAATGGTGTACGCTATGGATCGCCAGCAGTTGCCCCAGGAAATTGAGCCTCAGGTGGGGATGACCTTGCAGGCATCTTTTAACAACGGTCAGGTGGCTGATGTGCTCATAACCAGTGTGGATGAAGAGACCGTAACTCTCGACGCCAACCACCCACTGGCAGGCAAGACCATTACTTTTGAAATGGAAATTATGGGTATAGACAACTCTGAGCATGAGTAG
- the upp gene encoding uracil phosphoribosyltransferase, whose amino-acid sequence MHEVYIIDHPLIQHKLTHIRDKETSTKLFKELLEEVSMLMAYEITRNLDLMEVPVETPLMQTTGKVLGGKKLAVVPILRAGLGMVQGIESLIPNLRIGHIGMYRDHDTLEPIVYYCKLPPDMDQREVIVVDPMLATGGSAAAAVNHIKEQGAKRIKFMALVAAPEGIAEFRRIHTDVPIYTAAVDEKLSEQGYILPGLGDAGDRIFGTR is encoded by the coding sequence ATGCACGAAGTCTACATTATCGACCATCCCCTGATTCAACACAAACTCACCCATATCCGTGACAAGGAGACATCCACCAAGCTATTCAAAGAACTTTTGGAGGAAGTTTCCATGCTCATGGCCTATGAGATCACCCGGAACCTGGATCTGATGGAAGTGCCAGTGGAGACTCCCTTGATGCAAACCACTGGCAAGGTGCTGGGCGGGAAAAAGCTGGCCGTTGTGCCCATTCTACGCGCGGGCCTGGGGATGGTTCAGGGTATAGAAAGCCTGATCCCCAACCTGCGCATCGGCCACATCGGCATGTACCGGGATCACGATACGCTGGAGCCAATTGTCTACTACTGCAAGCTCCCACCGGATATGGACCAGCGGGAAGTAATTGTGGTAGACCCCATGCTGGCTACCGGAGGCAGTGCCGCAGCTGCAGTCAATCACATCAAGGAGCAGGGCGCCAAGCGCATTAAGTTCATGGCATTGGTGGCGGCACCAGAGGGAATTGCCGAGTTTCGCAGAATCCACACCGATGTGCCCATTTACACGGCGGCAGTGGATGAGAAGCTGAGCGAACAGGGATATATCCTACCGGGACTTGGCGATGCCGGGGATCGTATCTTTGGCACTCGGTGA